From the Pseudoalteromonas tunicata genome, one window contains:
- a CDS encoding SpoVR family protein — protein MTTTRLPDGPDWTFELLEQYHSEIARVAKHYRLDTYPNQIEIIAAEQMMDAYSSVGMPIGYNHWSFGKKFIQTEQNYKRGQMGLAYEIVINSDPCIAYLMEENTMPMQALVMAHACYGHNSFFKNNYLFKTWTDASSIIDYLVFAKNYIAKCEQKHGFDQVESLLDSCHALMNYGVDRYKRPHEISLFEEQRRQEERADYLQSQVNELWRTIPHHHQEAKEKKVRFPEEPQENILYFIEKRAPLLEPWQREIIRIVRKISQYFYPQKQTQVMNEGWATFWHYTILNHLYDEGKVTDAFMLEILQSHTSVVYQPPYNSPYYSGINPYALGFNMMVDIKRICENPTEEDRYWFPDIAGKNWLDTLHFAMQNFKDESFISQFLSPKLMRDFKLFSILDDEAQSHLEVGAIHNEQGYLAIRQALSEQYNLSNLEPNIQIYDVDVRGDRSLTLRFVPNKKVPLSDSKDEVMKHLYRLWGFKVKLEQVSESGAVTEIAKCPLPEHQKLSELEV, from the coding sequence ATGACAACTACAAGATTGCCTGATGGCCCTGATTGGACATTTGAATTATTAGAACAATACCATAGTGAAATTGCGCGAGTGGCAAAACACTATCGTTTAGATACCTACCCGAACCAAATTGAAATTATTGCCGCAGAACAAATGATGGATGCCTACTCAAGTGTTGGCATGCCAATTGGCTATAATCATTGGTCTTTTGGTAAAAAATTTATTCAAACAGAACAAAATTATAAGCGAGGCCAAATGGGCCTTGCTTATGAGATTGTCATTAATTCTGATCCTTGCATTGCCTACCTCATGGAAGAAAACACCATGCCAATGCAAGCATTGGTAATGGCTCATGCCTGTTATGGCCATAATTCATTTTTTAAAAATAATTACCTCTTTAAAACATGGACAGACGCCAGTTCAATTATCGATTATTTAGTATTTGCTAAAAACTATATTGCTAAATGCGAGCAAAAACATGGTTTTGATCAAGTCGAAAGTTTACTTGATTCTTGTCATGCATTAATGAACTACGGGGTTGACCGTTACAAACGGCCACATGAAATCTCTTTATTTGAAGAACAGCGCAGACAAGAAGAACGGGCAGATTACTTACAATCGCAAGTAAATGAGCTGTGGCGCACCATTCCCCACCATCATCAAGAAGCAAAAGAAAAGAAGGTTCGTTTTCCTGAAGAACCTCAAGAAAATATTTTATATTTTATTGAAAAACGCGCCCCACTTTTAGAACCTTGGCAACGAGAAATTATCCGGATTGTACGCAAAATTTCGCAATATTTTTATCCGCAAAAACAAACTCAAGTCATGAATGAAGGCTGGGCGACATTTTGGCATTACACCATCTTAAATCACTTATATGACGAGGGAAAAGTCACTGACGCTTTTATGCTCGAAATATTACAAAGCCACACGAGTGTCGTTTATCAACCACCTTATAACAGTCCCTATTATTCGGGGATTAATCCTTATGCTCTAGGTTTTAACATGATGGTTGATATCAAAAGAATTTGTGAAAATCCAACCGAAGAGGATAGATATTGGTTTCCTGATATTGCCGGTAAAAATTGGCTCGATACCCTACATTTTGCCATGCAGAATTTTAAAGATGAAAGTTTTATTAGTCAGTTTTTATCACCAAAATTAATGCGAGATTTTAAATTATTTTCAATCCTTGATGATGAAGCACAAAGTCATTTAGAAGTGGGTGCTATTCATAATGAACAAGGTTATCTTGCTATACGCCAAGCATTATCTGAGCAGTATAATCTGAGTAATCTCGAGCCGAACATCCAAATATATGATGTTGATGTCCGGGGCGATCGTTCGCTGACATTGCGTTTCGTGCCAAACAAAAAAGTCCCCCTCTCTGATTCAAAAGATGAAGTTATGAAACATCTTTACAGATTATGGGGCTTTAAGGTAAAACTGGAACAAGTATCCGAATCTGGGGCTGTAACTGAGATTGCTAAATGTCCGCTGCCAGAACATCAAAAATTATCTGAATTAGAAGTTTAA
- a CDS encoding universal stress protein — protein sequence MDKRILVIIDHIKYCAPALKQAGILAKHFNQNIELICFTYEHSAHIPLELSPSQLEQVKQARLGQTANELAEQLLVVNHETQIEQSILWHKYPSQWLSDDCDFSKYSMVIKTRHIDNQQQFSQLDWQLIRTSPLPVYLAADQTWRNNKNVFGSLDLASKKASKVALNQAVIESCISFAQMNQASAKFGYAVSISPLLRDLGFVYVDETQMNALDNIPSDQQAILKQYQIINDVAVKAGPAEKVIPSLAADVNAGLVVIGSVGRKGLKGKLLGNTAEKILNLLKTDLLILTPEKE from the coding sequence ATGGATAAAAGAATTTTAGTCATTATTGACCACATAAAATACTGCGCACCAGCCCTTAAACAGGCTGGTATTTTAGCCAAGCATTTTAACCAAAATATTGAGCTAATTTGTTTTACCTATGAACATAGCGCGCACATACCACTTGAATTATCACCATCACAACTTGAACAAGTAAAACAGGCAAGACTGGGCCAAACAGCCAATGAACTTGCAGAACAACTCTTGGTGGTAAACCATGAAACGCAAATAGAACAATCCATCCTTTGGCATAAATACCCAAGTCAGTGGCTCAGTGATGATTGTGATTTCTCGAAATACAGTATGGTCATAAAAACTCGCCATATTGATAATCAACAACAGTTTTCACAACTAGATTGGCAATTAATTCGCACCTCACCACTGCCAGTTTATTTAGCTGCAGATCAAACTTGGCGCAACAATAAAAATGTCTTTGGTTCACTCGATTTAGCGAGTAAAAAGGCCAGTAAAGTAGCTCTCAATCAAGCTGTTATTGAAAGTTGTATTTCCTTTGCACAAATGAATCAAGCCTCAGCAAAATTTGGCTATGCCGTCAGTATTTCGCCTCTGTTGCGTGATTTAGGTTTTGTTTATGTTGATGAAACACAAATGAATGCACTTGATAATATTCCTTCGGATCAACAAGCTATCTTAAAGCAGTATCAAATTATTAATGATGTAGCGGTCAAAGCAGGCCCTGCCGAGAAAGTTATTCCTAGTTTAGCCGCTGATGTGAATGCAGGGTTAGTTGTTATCGGCTCTGTAGGGCGCAAAGGTCTTAAGGGAAAACTACTTGGAAATACGGCTGAGAAAATTCTTAACTTGCTCAAAACTGATTTATTAATCTTAACCCCTGAAAAAGAATAG
- a CDS encoding diguanylate cyclase — MPAADFEMNEIHWMMDMFNTIDVGLVVLDREYRVCVWNGFMENHSGLLPSAVKDKNVCDIYPSIDEKWFRSKAESVFVLKNRSFTIWEQQPYIFRFKNYRPITGKADHMYQNSTFIPLTNVRGEVSHICIIIYDVTDEAINKKELEEANHKLESLSRIDRLTGLYNRGFWEESLKKEAKRLQRNEGQSCLLMLDVDHFKRINDEFGHSGGDAALRHIADVLKKTLRESDLIGRFGGEEFAVTLVDTDVEGGKVFAERVRKILAESTIIFDNNQIKLTISLGLAPYKKSYLQHEQWIADADKALYYSKENGRNRVTVYDAIPHAE, encoded by the coding sequence ATGCCAGCAGCTGATTTTGAAATGAATGAAATCCATTGGATGATGGATATGTTTAATACCATTGACGTTGGATTAGTGGTGTTAGATAGAGAATATCGAGTATGTGTTTGGAATGGGTTTATGGAAAATCATTCAGGCCTGCTACCTAGTGCTGTAAAAGATAAAAATGTCTGTGATATTTATCCTAGCATTGATGAAAAGTGGTTTCGTAGTAAAGCCGAATCGGTCTTCGTATTAAAAAACCGCTCCTTTACGATTTGGGAGCAGCAGCCGTATATTTTTAGGTTTAAAAACTACCGTCCAATCACAGGTAAAGCAGATCACATGTATCAAAACTCTACCTTTATTCCATTGACGAATGTAAGGGGTGAGGTGTCTCATATTTGCATCATAATTTATGATGTAACAGATGAAGCGATTAATAAAAAAGAGCTTGAAGAGGCTAATCATAAATTAGAAAGTTTAAGTCGAATTGACCGTTTAACGGGTTTGTACAATCGTGGGTTTTGGGAAGAAAGCTTAAAAAAAGAAGCCAAACGATTACAACGTAATGAAGGGCAAAGTTGTTTGTTAATGCTCGATGTTGATCATTTTAAACGAATTAATGATGAGTTTGGCCATAGTGGTGGTGATGCGGCACTGCGCCATATCGCTGATGTATTGAAAAAAACGTTACGAGAGTCTGATTTAATTGGTCGTTTTGGTGGTGAGGAGTTTGCTGTTACATTGGTTGATACTGATGTTGAAGGCGGTAAGGTCTTTGCTGAGCGAGTACGAAAAATTCTGGCTGAATCGACAATTATTTTTGACAATAATCAAATAAAACTGACGATTAGCCTAGGGCTTGCGCCATACAAAAAGTCATATTTGCAACATGAGCAGTGGATTGCTGATGCGGATAAAGCATTGTATTACTCAAAAGAGAATGGCCGCAATCGAGTCACTGTTTATGATGCAATTCCACATGCTGAATAA
- a CDS encoding response regulator yields the protein MATPVLICDDSRLARRQLARSLPEDWDIKIEFAENGVQCLEQIRAISPEILFLDLNMPQMDGYEVLQAIQEQNLNVLTVVVSGDIQPTAHQRVLGLGAIDFIKKPCDASKLAEIIEKHGIKDRAMRERLANALGEQLDPEIRDIYQELTNVAMGQAGDLLARLLNVFVKLPIPNVNVLEVSELDMALQSIDSNASTSGVCQGFIGGGVSGEALLLLNDSSFKEIASLMNFDGELNSKNELELLMDISNILIGSVLTGLSKQLDMPFSQGHPVVMGQHCDVHELVQANKSRWQRTLAIEISYGIENHNINCDLMLLFTEDSLKTLKYKVQYLLED from the coding sequence ATGGCGACTCCCGTTTTAATTTGTGATGATTCTCGGCTAGCACGGCGACAATTAGCCCGTTCTTTACCGGAAGATTGGGACATCAAAATTGAATTTGCCGAAAACGGCGTGCAATGCTTAGAGCAGATCCGCGCTATTTCTCCTGAAATTCTTTTTTTAGATTTGAATATGCCGCAAATGGATGGTTATGAAGTACTTCAAGCTATCCAAGAGCAAAACTTAAATGTGCTTACGGTTGTTGTATCTGGAGACATTCAGCCTACCGCCCATCAACGAGTACTCGGTTTAGGGGCGATCGATTTTATTAAAAAACCGTGTGATGCTAGTAAACTTGCCGAAATTATTGAAAAACATGGCATTAAAGACCGCGCGATGCGTGAGCGCTTAGCCAATGCCTTAGGTGAGCAGCTTGATCCTGAAATTCGAGATATTTATCAAGAGCTAACAAATGTAGCTATGGGGCAAGCTGGAGATTTACTGGCGCGTTTATTAAACGTATTTGTTAAATTACCCATTCCAAACGTTAATGTATTAGAAGTAAGTGAGCTCGACATGGCGTTGCAATCAATTGATAGTAATGCCAGTACATCAGGTGTTTGCCAGGGTTTTATCGGTGGCGGCGTATCTGGTGAAGCGCTTTTGTTGCTTAATGACTCTAGCTTTAAAGAAATTGCCTCTTTGATGAATTTTGACGGTGAGCTTAATAGTAAAAATGAACTCGAATTATTAATGGATATTAGTAATATCCTAATTGGCTCAGTGCTCACAGGTCTTTCAAAACAACTTGATATGCCATTTAGTCAAGGTCACCCTGTTGTGATGGGCCAGCATTGTGATGTACATGAGTTAGTGCAAGCAAATAAATCACGTTGGCAACGTACACTTGCTATCGAAATAAGTTACGGCATCGAAAATCATAATATTAATTGTGATTTGATGCTGCTATTTACCGAAGACTCATTAAAAACGCTGAAGTATAAAGTTCAGTATTTATTAGAAGATTAA
- the tpx gene encoding thiol peroxidase, translated as MFKIALLSLACCFSISAYANDYAVNQLDQGKVAAGNKPVVLLGNGVKKGDKAPNFKVVDDNFMPIELTQFKNKAVLISVVPSLDTGICSLQTKHFNEKVAVEFPEIEMLTISADLPFAQKRFCKSENIDKLTTLSDSVWHDFGRQYGLIIQDMGLLSRAVFILNKNHTIVYKQLVPVLSKEPDYQPVVEMLKTL; from the coding sequence ATGTTTAAAATTGCATTACTCTCATTAGCTTGCTGTTTTAGCATCTCGGCTTATGCAAACGACTATGCGGTCAATCAACTTGATCAAGGTAAAGTTGCAGCGGGTAACAAACCTGTAGTTTTATTGGGCAATGGAGTTAAAAAAGGTGATAAAGCACCTAACTTCAAAGTGGTTGATGATAATTTTATGCCTATTGAATTAACCCAATTTAAAAATAAAGCCGTATTAATTAGTGTTGTTCCAAGCTTAGATACCGGCATTTGTAGCTTACAAACGAAACATTTTAACGAAAAAGTAGCCGTTGAATTTCCAGAAATTGAAATGCTGACTATCAGCGCTGATTTGCCTTTTGCTCAAAAACGTTTTTGTAAATCTGAAAATATCGACAAACTCACCACATTATCAGATTCAGTGTGGCATGATTTTGGCCGCCAATACGGTTTAATTATTCAAGACATGGGCTTACTCAGCCGAGCGGTATTTATTCTCAATAAAAACCATACCATAGTGTATAAACAACTAGTACCAGTTTTATCAAAAGAGCCCGACTACCAACCTGTGGTTGAAATGTTAAAAACACTTTAG
- the adk gene encoding adenylate kinase gives MRIILLGAPGAGKGTQAQFLMEKFSIPQISTGDMLRAAIKEGTPLGLEAKKVMDAGQLISDDIIIGLVKERIAKADCEKGFLLDGFPRTIPQADAMKENGVVVDHVIEFDVADEVIVERMAGRRVHPGSGRVYHVVYNPSKVEGKDDVTGEDLIIRDDDVEETVRKRLGIYHDQTKPLVSYYQAEADAGNTQYHKLDGTQAVDAVSAQLAELLG, from the coding sequence ATGCGCATTATTCTTTTGGGCGCACCAGGTGCGGGTAAAGGTACTCAAGCTCAATTTCTGATGGAAAAATTTTCGATTCCACAGATTTCTACGGGCGATATGTTACGTGCTGCAATTAAAGAAGGCACACCACTTGGTTTAGAAGCCAAAAAAGTGATGGATGCAGGTCAATTGATTTCTGATGATATCATCATTGGTCTTGTTAAAGAGCGTATTGCTAAAGCTGATTGTGAAAAAGGCTTTTTGTTAGACGGTTTCCCACGCACTATTCCACAAGCAGATGCAATGAAAGAAAATGGCGTTGTTGTTGATCACGTTATTGAATTTGATGTTGCTGATGAAGTGATTGTTGAGCGTATGGCTGGACGTCGTGTTCACCCAGGTTCAGGCCGTGTTTATCATGTTGTTTATAATCCTTCAAAAGTTGAAGGTAAAGATGATGTAACCGGTGAAGACTTGATCATTCGTGATGATGATGTTGAAGAAACAGTGCGTAAACGTTTAGGTATTTACCATGACCAAACTAAGCCACTTGTCAGCTATTATCAGGCAGAAGCTGATGCGGGCAATACTCAGTACCATAAATTAGATGGTACACAAGCTGTTGATGCGGTAAGCGCCCAATTAGCTGAGTTATTAGGGTAA
- the htpG gene encoding molecular chaperone HtpG, which produces MTAAQKETLGFQTEVKQLLNLMIHSLYSNKEIFLRELVSNASDAADKLRFLALSDGNLYQGDANLRVRISADSEKGTVTISDNGIGMTREEVISSLGTIAKSGTADFFKNLTGDQAKDSQLIGQFGVGFYSAFIVADSVTVRTRKAGEAKAIEWHSQGEGEYTLAEIGKEDRGTEIILHLREDEKEFASDYRLKSIVTKYSDHIAIPVEMWEEGTPESEGPDGEKIVATEGQWQAINRATALWTRDKSELSDDEYKEFYKHVSHDWEEPLTWAHNKVEGKTEYTSLLYIPKKAPFDLWNRDRQSGLKLYVQRVFIMDDAEQFMPSYLRFVKGLLDSNDLPLNVSREILQDNKVTQAIRKGCTSRVLKMLDRMGKNRPEEYQVFWNEFGQVMKEGPAEDFAHKEDIAKLLRFASTLSDESTQNVSLTDYIERMKEGQDKIYYVVADSFGAAKNSPHLEIFRKKGIEVLLLSDRVDEWMMSHLTEFDGKQLRSVTRGDLDLGSLDDEQTKQEQAEAEKAVEGLVERVNTALTGKVKEVRFTHRLTDSPACVVTDENDMSSQMAKLMASVGQAVPEALPIFELNPDHQLVQHLNQMQDEEKFAQWSEVLLDQALLAERGSLKDPAGFVSRLNKLMLDLSK; this is translated from the coding sequence ATGACAGCAGCTCAAAAAGAAACATTAGGCTTTCAAACCGAAGTAAAACAACTATTAAACCTAATGATCCACTCACTTTATTCAAATAAAGAAATATTCTTACGTGAATTAGTGTCTAACGCTTCAGATGCCGCGGATAAGTTACGTTTTTTAGCACTTTCAGATGGTAACTTATACCAAGGTGACGCAAACCTTCGCGTACGTATTAGTGCCGACAGTGAAAAAGGCACAGTAACAATATCTGATAATGGTATTGGTATGACCCGTGAAGAAGTCATTAGCTCACTGGGTACTATTGCAAAATCAGGCACGGCTGATTTCTTTAAAAATTTAACCGGCGATCAAGCAAAAGACTCGCAGTTAATTGGTCAATTTGGTGTTGGTTTTTATTCTGCATTTATCGTTGCCGATTCGGTAACGGTTCGTACTCGTAAAGCGGGTGAAGCAAAAGCGATTGAATGGCATTCACAAGGTGAAGGCGAATACACGCTAGCCGAAATTGGAAAAGAAGACCGTGGTACTGAAATTATTTTACATCTACGTGAAGATGAAAAAGAATTTGCGAGTGATTACCGTTTAAAAAGCATAGTGACAAAATATTCTGATCACATCGCCATTCCGGTTGAAATGTGGGAAGAAGGTACGCCTGAATCAGAAGGTCCAGACGGTGAAAAAATTGTAGCAACTGAAGGCCAGTGGCAAGCAATTAACCGTGCCACAGCGCTTTGGACACGTGATAAATCAGAATTATCAGATGATGAATACAAAGAATTTTATAAACACGTAAGCCATGATTGGGAAGAGCCATTAACGTGGGCACACAATAAAGTTGAGGGTAAAACAGAATACACCAGCTTATTATATATCCCGAAAAAAGCGCCGTTTGATTTATGGAATCGTGATCGCCAAAGTGGTTTAAAACTCTACGTTCAGCGTGTCTTTATTATGGATGACGCAGAGCAATTTATGCCTAGTTATTTACGCTTTGTAAAAGGTTTGCTTGATTCGAATGATTTACCACTGAATGTCTCGCGTGAAATTCTACAAGATAACAAAGTAACACAAGCTATTCGTAAAGGTTGTACATCACGTGTTTTAAAAATGCTTGATCGTATGGGTAAAAATCGCCCTGAAGAATACCAAGTATTTTGGAATGAGTTTGGCCAAGTAATGAAAGAAGGCCCAGCAGAAGATTTTGCCCATAAAGAAGATATTGCAAAATTACTGCGTTTTGCTTCAACGCTTAGTGATGAAAGTACACAAAATGTATCATTAACTGATTACATTGAGCGTATGAAAGAAGGCCAAGATAAAATTTATTATGTGGTTGCCGATAGTTTTGGTGCAGCGAAAAACTCACCACATTTAGAGATTTTCCGTAAAAAGGGCATCGAAGTATTATTGTTATCCGATCGTGTAGATGAGTGGATGATGAGCCATTTAACCGAGTTTGATGGTAAACAATTACGCTCAGTAACACGCGGCGATCTGGATTTAGGTAGCTTAGATGATGAGCAAACCAAACAAGAGCAAGCAGAAGCTGAAAAAGCAGTAGAAGGCTTAGTTGAACGAGTGAATACTGCCCTTACTGGTAAAGTGAAAGAAGTACGATTCACTCATCGTTTAACGGATTCTCCAGCCTGTGTAGTTACAGATGAAAATGACATGAGCTCACAAATGGCTAAGTTAATGGCTTCAGTAGGTCAGGCAGTACCTGAAGCATTACCGATTTTTGAGCTTAATCCTGATCATCAATTAGTACAGCACTTAAACCAGATGCAAGATGAAGAAAAATTTGCCCAGTGGTCTGAAGTATTACTCGATCAAGCATTGCTTGCAGAACGCGGCAGCTTAAAAGACCCTGCTGGTTTTGTAAGTCGTTTAAATAAATTAATGCTTGATTTAAGTAAGTAA
- the recR gene encoding recombination mediator RecR encodes MKLSASLTQLISSLRCLPGIGPKSAQRIAFHLLERDRDGGRQLGQALTNAMAKVGHCQTCRTFCEEPVCELCQNVKRIDSGLLCVVESPSDVLAIEQTGQYSGRYFVLMGHLSPLDGIGPKEIGLDELEVQFSQGHITEVILATNPTVEGETTAHFIAELCQKYHIAASRIAHGVPVGGELDLVDGKTLAHAFNGRKTVAID; translated from the coding sequence ATGAAGCTTTCAGCAAGTTTAACTCAGTTGATCAGTAGTTTACGCTGTTTACCTGGTATTGGGCCAAAATCAGCGCAACGCATTGCATTTCATTTATTGGAACGCGATCGTGATGGCGGACGTCAACTCGGTCAAGCACTTACTAATGCAATGGCTAAAGTAGGGCATTGTCAAACATGTCGCACTTTTTGTGAAGAGCCTGTGTGTGAGTTATGCCAAAACGTTAAGCGTATCGATTCAGGTTTGTTATGTGTAGTGGAATCTCCCTCTGATGTATTAGCGATTGAACAAACAGGGCAATACAGCGGGCGTTATTTTGTTTTAATGGGACATTTATCACCATTAGATGGAATAGGGCCTAAAGAGATTGGGCTTGATGAGCTTGAGGTCCAGTTTTCACAAGGCCACATTACTGAAGTGATTTTAGCTACTAACCCAACGGTAGAAGGCGAAACAACTGCGCATTTTATTGCTGAGTTGTGTCAAAAATACCATATTGCAGCCTCTCGCATTGCTCATGGAGTGCCTGTTGGCGGCGAGCTTGATTTAGTCGATGGTAAAACCTTGGCCCATGCGTTTAATGGTCGAAAAACTGTCGCAATTGATTAA
- a CDS encoding YbaB/EbfC family nucleoid-associated protein, producing the protein MMKGGMGNLMKQAQMMQERMQKAQEEIANMEVVGESGAGLVKVTMLGNHNVRRVELDDSLMEDDKDMIEDLLAAAVNDAVRRVEEQSKDRMAKVTGGMQMPPGFKMPF; encoded by the coding sequence ATGATGAAAGGTGGAATGGGTAACTTAATGAAGCAAGCGCAGATGATGCAAGAGCGCATGCAAAAAGCCCAAGAAGAAATTGCTAATATGGAAGTTGTTGGTGAGTCAGGCGCAGGTCTGGTGAAAGTCACTATGTTAGGTAACCATAATGTTCGCCGTGTTGAGCTAGATGATAGCTTAATGGAAGATGACAAAGACATGATTGAAGATTTACTTGCTGCGGCAGTAAATGATGCAGTGCGTCGTGTTGAAGAGCAAAGCAAAGACCGTATGGCAAAAGTAACTGGCGGAATGCAAATGCCACCAGGTTTCAAAATGCCATTTTAA